From the genome of Saccopteryx bilineata isolate mSacBil1 chromosome 6, mSacBil1_pri_phased_curated, whole genome shotgun sequence, one region includes:
- the DUS1L gene encoding tRNA-dihydrouridine(16/17) synthase [NAD(P)(+)]-like isoform X2, which produces MPKLQGFEFWSRTLGGARHVVAPMVDQSELAWRLLSRRHGAQLCYTPMLHAQVFVRDANYRKENLYCEVCPEDRPLIVQFCANDPEVFVQAALLAQDYCDAIDLNLGCPQMIAKRGHYGAFLQEEWDLLQRMKIDKTVRYAQMLEKAGCQLLTVHGRTKEQKGLLSGTASWEHIKAVQKAVTIPVFANGNIQCLRDVERCIQDTGVQGVMSAEGNLHNPALFEGRSPAVWELAEEYLDLVRQHPCPLSYVRAHLFKLWYHTLQVHQQLREELAKVKTLEGIAAVSQELKLRCEEDMSRQEGEEPSGGIPFFHWICQPYFRPGPKEGSKENMGACSKRALEEEEGSMDILSKNKQKKQLRNPHKTFDPSLKPKYAKCDQCGNPKGNRCVFNLCRGCCKKRAFKETADCPGHGLLFKTKLEKSLAWKGAPPQQQELQEAGPRDLGGFSEVMSNVLV; this is translated from the exons ATGCCCAAGCTGCAGGGCTTCGAGTTCTGGAGCCGCACCTTGGGGGGGGCCCGCCACGTGGTTGCCCCCATGGTGGACCAGAGCGAGCTGGCCTGGAGACTGCTGAGTCGCCGCCATGGGGCCCAGCTCTGCTACACCCCCATGCTGCACGCCCAGGTATTTGTCCGTGATGCCAACTACCGGAAGGAGAACCTGTACTGTGAGGTGTGCCCTGAGGACCGGCCCCTCATTGTGCAG TTCTGCGCCAATGACCCGGAGGTGTTTGTCCAGGCAGCACTCCTGGCTCAGGACTATTGTGATGCCATCGACCTGAATTTGGGTTGCCCACAAATGATAGCCAAGCGGG GTCACTATGGAGCCTTCCTACAAGAGGAGTGGGACCTGCTCCAGAGAATGA AGATTGATAAGACTGTGAGGTACGCCCAGATGCTGGAGAAGGCTGGCTGCCAG CTGCTGACAGTACACGGGCGCACCAAGGAACAGAAGGGGCTTCTGTCGGGCACTGCATCCTGGGAGCACATCAAAGCTGTGCA GAAGGCCGTGACCATCCCCGTGTTTGCCAATGGGAACATTCAGTGCTTGCGGGACGTAGAGCGCTGCATCCAGGACACAGGGGTGCAAGGGGTCATGAGTGCAG AGGGCAACCTGCACAACCCCGCCCTGTTTGAGGGCCGCAGTCCTGCCGTGTGGGAGCTGGCCGAGGAGTACCTGGACCTCGTGCGCCAGCACCCCTGTCCCCTGTCTTACGTCCGGGCGCACCTCTTCAAGTTGTGGTACCACAC GCTGCAGGTGCACCAGCAGCTTCGAGAGGAGCTTGCCAAAGTGAAGACCCTTGAGGGCATTGCCGCTGTGAGCCAGGAGCTGAAGCTTCGGTGTGAG GAGGATATgtccaggcaggagggggaggagcctTCAGGTGGTATACCTTTCTTCCACTGGATCTGTCAGCCCTATTTCCGTCCAGG ACCCAAGGAAGGGAGCAAGGAGAACATGGGTGCCTGCAGTAAGCGGgccctggaggaggaagagggcagCATGGACATCCTGTCcaagaacaaacaaaagaaacagctGAGGAACCCCCACAAGACCTTTGACCCCTCACTGAAGC CAAAGTACGCCAAGTGTGACCAGTGTGGAAACCCAAAG GGCAACAGGTGTGTGTTTAACCTGTGCCGGGGCTGCTGCAAGAAGCGAGCATTCAAAGAGACTGCAGACTGCCCAG GTCATGgattgctttttaaaaccaaACTGGAGAAGTCTCTGGCCTGGAAGGGGGCCCCGCCCCAGCAGCAAGAGCTTCAGGAGGCAGGGCCTAGGGACCTAGGTGGCTTCTCTGAGGTCATGAGCAATGTCCTGGTCTGA
- the DUS1L gene encoding tRNA-dihydrouridine(16/17) synthase [NAD(P)(+)]-like isoform X3, whose translation MPKLQGFEFWSRTLGGARHVVAPMVDQSELAWRLLSRRHGAQLCYTPMLHAQFCANDPEVFVQAALLAQDYCDAIDLNLGCPQMIAKRGHYGAFLQEEWDLLQRMIQLAHEKLSVPVTCKIRVFPEIDKTVRYAQMLEKAGCQLLTVHGRTKEQKGLLSGTASWEHIKAVQKAVTIPVFANGNIQCLRDVERCIQDTGVQGVMSAEGNLHNPALFEGRSPAVWELAEEYLDLVRQHPCPLSYVRAHLFKLWYHTLQVHQQLREELAKVKTLEGIAAVSQELKLRCEEDMSRQEGEEPSGGIPFFHWICQPYFRPGPKEGSKENMGACSKRALEEEEGSMDILSKNKQKKQLRNPHKTFDPSLKPKYAKCDQCGNPKGNRCVFNLCRGCCKKRAFKETADCPGHGLLFKTKLEKSLAWKGAPPQQQELQEAGPRDLGGFSEVMSNVLV comes from the exons ATGCCCAAGCTGCAGGGCTTCGAGTTCTGGAGCCGCACCTTGGGGGGGGCCCGCCACGTGGTTGCCCCCATGGTGGACCAGAGCGAGCTGGCCTGGAGACTGCTGAGTCGCCGCCATGGGGCCCAGCTCTGCTACACCCCCATGCTGCACGCCCAG TTCTGCGCCAATGACCCGGAGGTGTTTGTCCAGGCAGCACTCCTGGCTCAGGACTATTGTGATGCCATCGACCTGAATTTGGGTTGCCCACAAATGATAGCCAAGCGGG GTCACTATGGAGCCTTCCTACAAGAGGAGTGGGACCTGCTCCAGAGAATGA TTCAGCTGGCCCATGAGAAGCTCTCTGTCCCAGTCACTTGCAAAATTCGTGTCTTCCCAGAGATTGATAAGACTGTGAGGTACGCCCAGATGCTGGAGAAGGCTGGCTGCCAG CTGCTGACAGTACACGGGCGCACCAAGGAACAGAAGGGGCTTCTGTCGGGCACTGCATCCTGGGAGCACATCAAAGCTGTGCA GAAGGCCGTGACCATCCCCGTGTTTGCCAATGGGAACATTCAGTGCTTGCGGGACGTAGAGCGCTGCATCCAGGACACAGGGGTGCAAGGGGTCATGAGTGCAG AGGGCAACCTGCACAACCCCGCCCTGTTTGAGGGCCGCAGTCCTGCCGTGTGGGAGCTGGCCGAGGAGTACCTGGACCTCGTGCGCCAGCACCCCTGTCCCCTGTCTTACGTCCGGGCGCACCTCTTCAAGTTGTGGTACCACAC GCTGCAGGTGCACCAGCAGCTTCGAGAGGAGCTTGCCAAAGTGAAGACCCTTGAGGGCATTGCCGCTGTGAGCCAGGAGCTGAAGCTTCGGTGTGAG GAGGATATgtccaggcaggagggggaggagcctTCAGGTGGTATACCTTTCTTCCACTGGATCTGTCAGCCCTATTTCCGTCCAGG ACCCAAGGAAGGGAGCAAGGAGAACATGGGTGCCTGCAGTAAGCGGgccctggaggaggaagagggcagCATGGACATCCTGTCcaagaacaaacaaaagaaacagctGAGGAACCCCCACAAGACCTTTGACCCCTCACTGAAGC CAAAGTACGCCAAGTGTGACCAGTGTGGAAACCCAAAG GGCAACAGGTGTGTGTTTAACCTGTGCCGGGGCTGCTGCAAGAAGCGAGCATTCAAAGAGACTGCAGACTGCCCAG GTCATGgattgctttttaaaaccaaACTGGAGAAGTCTCTGGCCTGGAAGGGGGCCCCGCCCCAGCAGCAAGAGCTTCAGGAGGCAGGGCCTAGGGACCTAGGTGGCTTCTCTGAGGTCATGAGCAATGTCCTGGTCTGA
- the DUS1L gene encoding tRNA-dihydrouridine(16/17) synthase [NAD(P)(+)]-like isoform X1: MPKLQGFEFWSRTLGGARHVVAPMVDQSELAWRLLSRRHGAQLCYTPMLHAQVFVRDANYRKENLYCEVCPEDRPLIVQFCANDPEVFVQAALLAQDYCDAIDLNLGCPQMIAKRGHYGAFLQEEWDLLQRMIQLAHEKLSVPVTCKIRVFPEIDKTVRYAQMLEKAGCQLLTVHGRTKEQKGLLSGTASWEHIKAVQKAVTIPVFANGNIQCLRDVERCIQDTGVQGVMSAEGNLHNPALFEGRSPAVWELAEEYLDLVRQHPCPLSYVRAHLFKLWYHTLQVHQQLREELAKVKTLEGIAAVSQELKLRCEEDMSRQEGEEPSGGIPFFHWICQPYFRPGPKEGSKENMGACSKRALEEEEGSMDILSKNKQKKQLRNPHKTFDPSLKPKYAKCDQCGNPKGNRCVFNLCRGCCKKRAFKETADCPGHGLLFKTKLEKSLAWKGAPPQQQELQEAGPRDLGGFSEVMSNVLV, encoded by the exons ATGCCCAAGCTGCAGGGCTTCGAGTTCTGGAGCCGCACCTTGGGGGGGGCCCGCCACGTGGTTGCCCCCATGGTGGACCAGAGCGAGCTGGCCTGGAGACTGCTGAGTCGCCGCCATGGGGCCCAGCTCTGCTACACCCCCATGCTGCACGCCCAGGTATTTGTCCGTGATGCCAACTACCGGAAGGAGAACCTGTACTGTGAGGTGTGCCCTGAGGACCGGCCCCTCATTGTGCAG TTCTGCGCCAATGACCCGGAGGTGTTTGTCCAGGCAGCACTCCTGGCTCAGGACTATTGTGATGCCATCGACCTGAATTTGGGTTGCCCACAAATGATAGCCAAGCGGG GTCACTATGGAGCCTTCCTACAAGAGGAGTGGGACCTGCTCCAGAGAATGA TTCAGCTGGCCCATGAGAAGCTCTCTGTCCCAGTCACTTGCAAAATTCGTGTCTTCCCAGAGATTGATAAGACTGTGAGGTACGCCCAGATGCTGGAGAAGGCTGGCTGCCAG CTGCTGACAGTACACGGGCGCACCAAGGAACAGAAGGGGCTTCTGTCGGGCACTGCATCCTGGGAGCACATCAAAGCTGTGCA GAAGGCCGTGACCATCCCCGTGTTTGCCAATGGGAACATTCAGTGCTTGCGGGACGTAGAGCGCTGCATCCAGGACACAGGGGTGCAAGGGGTCATGAGTGCAG AGGGCAACCTGCACAACCCCGCCCTGTTTGAGGGCCGCAGTCCTGCCGTGTGGGAGCTGGCCGAGGAGTACCTGGACCTCGTGCGCCAGCACCCCTGTCCCCTGTCTTACGTCCGGGCGCACCTCTTCAAGTTGTGGTACCACAC GCTGCAGGTGCACCAGCAGCTTCGAGAGGAGCTTGCCAAAGTGAAGACCCTTGAGGGCATTGCCGCTGTGAGCCAGGAGCTGAAGCTTCGGTGTGAG GAGGATATgtccaggcaggagggggaggagcctTCAGGTGGTATACCTTTCTTCCACTGGATCTGTCAGCCCTATTTCCGTCCAGG ACCCAAGGAAGGGAGCAAGGAGAACATGGGTGCCTGCAGTAAGCGGgccctggaggaggaagagggcagCATGGACATCCTGTCcaagaacaaacaaaagaaacagctGAGGAACCCCCACAAGACCTTTGACCCCTCACTGAAGC CAAAGTACGCCAAGTGTGACCAGTGTGGAAACCCAAAG GGCAACAGGTGTGTGTTTAACCTGTGCCGGGGCTGCTGCAAGAAGCGAGCATTCAAAGAGACTGCAGACTGCCCAG GTCATGgattgctttttaaaaccaaACTGGAGAAGTCTCTGGCCTGGAAGGGGGCCCCGCCCCAGCAGCAAGAGCTTCAGGAGGCAGGGCCTAGGGACCTAGGTGGCTTCTCTGAGGTCATGAGCAATGTCCTGGTCTGA